CTCCTGCGATCGGCCAGGACGTCTTGCCCGGGGTGTTGTTCAGCCAGGCATAGAAATCCTTCTTTGCATCGAAATCACCGGACTCGGCAGCATCTTCGAAGGCCTCAAAGCTCGGTGTAACGAAGTTCCCCGCCTTATTCTTGAGCTGCGCGTAGACCAGCTTATTCTGCTTTGCATAGGCAAACTCCACGTACCCTATGGAGTTGGCGGTCTGCTTCACATAGTTTGCTACTCCCTCGTTCCCCTTGCCGCCGATTCCTACAGGCCACTGGACCGACTTGCCTTCCCCAACCTTAGTCTTGAAATCGGCACAGGTTTCACTGAGAT
This genomic interval from Thermodesulfovibrionales bacterium contains the following:
- a CDS encoding phosphate ABC transporter substrate-binding protein PstS, whose product is LSETCADFKTKVGEGKSVQWPVGIGGKGNEGVANYVKQTANSIGYVEFAYAKQNKLVYAQLKNKAGNFVTPSFEAFEDAAESGDFDAKKDFYAWLNNTPGKTSWPIAGATFILLAKEKKDSNAKVVKFFDWAFKNGDSKAKELIYVPLPKSLKEKVRAYWKANGIF